From the Actinopolymorpha singaporensis genome, the window GGGCATTGGTGCCCCTCCGGCGCCCGGTAAGGTGAGCAACCGCGCCCTCGTAGCTCAGGGGATAGAGCAACGGTTTCCTAAACCGTGTGTCGCAGGTTCGAATCCTGCCGGGGGCACCAGCAGAACCGCAGGTCAGCGACATGATCACCGGCCGACCTCCGCCCTCGTCGCCTCCGAACCGTCGTTCTGGCCACGTTCTGGCCACACCCCCGACTGGCCCGCGACCTCGTTGAGCCGCGCCGCCCAGGTGTCCATCTCGTCGGGGTACAGGTGGCCATACAGGTCCATCGTCATGACCACGGACGCGTGGCCGAGCACCCGCTGGACGACCTTCGGCGGCGTGCACGCGGAGATGTAGAGCGAGGCGGCCGTGTGCCGGAGGCCGTGGATGGTGAACCCATCGAGGCCGGCCGCCTTCACCGCCGGCGTCCACACCCGCTGCCGGAAGTTGCCGACCCGCAGTGGCCCACCTTCGGGGGCGGTGAACACCAGCGCGTCACGATCGCGGCCGGCGACCAGGGCGCCGAGCTCGTCGCGGAGTGCAGCAGGCAGCGGGACCGACCGCGACTGGTGAGTTTTGGGCTTCCCCTCCACCAGCTGGCCGTCGATGTCGACGTACGCACGCCGCACGTCCAGCCGCCCACGCGCCAGGTCGAGGTCACGAACGCGGAGCGCGATCACCTCACCCCAGCGCAGCCCTGTGTAGGCAAGGGTGCGGACCAAGGTGCCGTATGGACCGGCCTCGTCCGAGCTTGGCCACCTCCTCGTGACTCAGGAACCGCCGTTCCCCCGACGACACCAGCTTCGGCAGCTTGATGCCGGCCACCGGGTTCGCGAGTAGCCGACCGGTCCGGATCGCGTGCTGGCACACCGAGGAGAACACGTATACCGTCTGCCGCACCTGCGACGCCGACAGCCCCGACGAGGCAAGGTCAGAGATCCATTCGGGCAGCATCCCGGCGACCTTGCCCATCGGGATCCGCTCCCACCGGGGCAACACTCGCAAGTCCAGCAGCCGCCGGTACGACGAGCGAGTCCGCGGCTTCAGGTGCAAGGTGCCGTCGAACCACTCCCGCGCAACGGCGCCGAACTCCACCCGCAGCGCCGCCGGGTCCACCCACTCACCCCGCGAGAGCCGCACCTTCTGGTCGGCAAGCCACCGTTGCGCGTCGAGCTTGCGCCGGAAGCTCTTGTTGCGCTCCCGCCCATCCGGGCCGCGGTACCGGGCTCGCCACTTGTCGCCGCGCTTCTCCACGCTCATGCGGCGGTCGCCTTCTGCTCCTCCACCCAGGCATATACGTCGGCCGGGTCGTAGCGCAGATGCTTCCCGATCCGCGCGGCCCGAGGACCGGTGCCGATGTAGCGCCACCGGTACAGCGTCTCGACCGGCACGCCCAGGTACTCACACACCTGGGCGGGCGTCCACAGTCGCTCGTGACTCACGCTCCTGATCCCTTCCCTGCAATGCAGTCCGATGTGCGTCAACCCGAAGTTGCGATCTCCAGCCGTCCGACTTGCCGCCGCTCGCGGGCCATGGCGGCTGCGGTGTTGGCGAGCATGGCGTCGCCGGTGGTGTGCCAGCCCGAACCGGCGAACACGAGTTCACCGACCGACTCCAGGACCTCGTTCTCCTCGAGGTGCTCGGCCGACTCGTGGTGGGCGCGGCGGTAGTCGACGCGGGCTTGGCGGAGTCGTTTGAAGGTGGTGGAGTAGCGGCGAGACTTGGAGAAGAAGTGCCCGCCGTAGCCGAGCATGTGTGCCCACCGCCGCAGCGCGTAGTACTTGCTGTCCCGCCACTCCTGAGCCGACTGGTCGCCTTTCTGGCTGAGCCGCCAGCACGCCTCGATGAGCCGTCCGGGGTGGGTGTCGTTGGCGTAGAAGTCGACCGTCTCGTCGGTGATCTTGCGGGAGGTGTGCCCGGCAGCCTCGGTCGCCTTCGTGGCGTACTTCGCCAGATACCCCGCCACCGCGGGGCCGGACAGCAACCGCCGCCGTCCATGCTTGTCGAGCTGGCCGGTGCCGCCGGTGGCGTCACTGTGGTCGAGCTCGTCGACGACCCGTTCGCCGGACAACTTGTCCTCACCGCGAAGCCGTACCGGTCGGACGTCCACCTGCGATCCCCACCGCAGGAGCCACCCGTCGGGTCGGTCGACGAGGGTACGGCCGTCGTGGTCGTGGACCACGTGCGGCGGGGTGCGGTACGCCGTTGCGGCGAGGGCCTGTTCGAGAATCCAGGACAGCAAGAACACGTTCGCCCAGTCAGGCGGCGGAACTACCAGGTCCGTGTCCAGAGGGTGGATACCGTCGAAGCGAGCGAGGACGTGGAAGTGGACCAGGCCGCGGCGCTGGAACTCCGCGACCTTCCCGAACGAGATCCGCACCGGCACCTTCGACGAGACCTTGCCCGTCTCGGGGTCCTCGACCCGTTCGGCGTAGCCGTGGCGGCGGGCCCACTTCCGCAGCTCGCGGTTGGCTTTCATGGTGGTGTAGCGCCACAGTTCGCCGGCGAAGGTGTTCCACACCGCGTGGTGGTCGTAGTCGTAGCAGTCCGGGCACAGGGGCCGGCCGAGCCGCTCGTCCCCCTCGGCGTGGCTGGTCATGCACCGCATGTCGACGCCGTGCGGGCACAGGTCCGGGGCACGACGAGCCCGGCAGGGTTCGGGCTTTCCACTCTTCTTGTTGGTGCGGGTGGTGTGCACCACCCCGAAGCCGGGCGCGGTGGCGGTGGCGAACACCGCCGGATGCCCCGACACGGTCTCGGGGACGCCTTTGCCGCCGCGCATCCCGGCGAGCACCAGCTGGTAGGCATCGGCGCGGTAGATCTCCGAACACGACGGACACACCGACGCCCGGCGATTGCCGCAGGCCTTGTAGATCACCCCGTC encodes:
- a CDS encoding site-specific integrase, yielding MVRTLAYTGLRWGEVIALRVRDLDLARGRLDVRRAYVDIDGQLVEGKPKTHQSRSVPLPAALRDELGALVAGRDRDALVFTAPEGGPLRVGNFRQRVWTPAVKAAGLDGFTIHGLRHTAASLYISACTPPKVVQRVLGHASVVMTMDLYGHLYPDEMDTWAARLNEVAGQSGVWPERGQNDGSEATRAEVGR
- a CDS encoding helix-turn-helix transcriptional regulator — encoded protein: MSHERLWTPAQVCEYLGVPVETLYRWRYIGTGPRAARIGKHLRYDPADVYAWVEEQKATAA
- a CDS encoding replication initiator, translated to MTDSTATITPDTTPTVAGAVAVAETIRTVDANGAVWLHTPPRPKPDGLDLTDLRGADRFSASTTAMVRGASPDYRRWLSHVHSAAGCSQPVRLAGMVRTTNVNTRTGEVTETKTVTEDMPDGVIYKACGNRRASVCPSCSEIYRADAYQLVLAGMRGGKGVPETVSGHPAVFATATAPGFGVVHTTRTNKKSGKPEPCRARRAPDLCPHGVDMRCMTSHAEGDERLGRPLCPDCYDYDHHAVWNTFAGELWRYTTMKANRELRKWARRHGYAERVEDPETGKVSSKVPVRISFGKVAEFQRRGLVHFHVLARFDGIHPLDTDLVVPPPDWANVFLLSWILEQALAATAYRTPPHVVHDHDGRTLVDRPDGWLLRWGSQVDVRPVRLRGEDKLSGERVVDELDHSDATGGTGQLDKHGRRRLLSGPAVAGYLAKYATKATEAAGHTSRKITDETVDFYANDTHPGRLIEACWRLSQKGDQSAQEWRDSKYYALRRWAHMLGYGGHFFSKSRRYSTTFKRLRQARVDYRRAHHESAEHLEENEVLESVGELVFAGSGWHTTGDAMLANTAAAMARERRQVGRLEIATSG